In one Erythrobacteraceae bacterium WH01K genomic region, the following are encoded:
- a CDS encoding penicillin-binding protein activator, with the protein MKGFNLGKRAFVVAGTAALLGGCQIIPGAPSSAPPPPEAAPTTPAPEPSATALPSGDTERHRVALLVPMSGGNANVGQSIANATTMAILDTDASNLRITTYDTSTGAREAARRAVNDGNKLILGPLMAENVPLVLAEARTAEVPLISFSNDNEVAGPDVFVMGNLPTQSIRRSVEYARSRGARNFSILAPEGEYGRRAEASLASALRDTGGGLVSTERYSRGNTSIISAAQRLRQAGGYDAVVLADNARFAERAAGVLKPSGQGATQLIGTELWSGESSVTRSAPLRDAIFSSVSDARFKRFSESYRDRFGSQPFRVATLGYDAVLLTLRVARDWRVGRTFPVRDLRDDGGFLGLDGAFRFERSGEVERAMEVRQVRDGSVVILDPAPERFGG; encoded by the coding sequence ATGAAGGGTTTCAATCTGGGCAAGCGCGCGTTCGTCGTCGCCGGGACTGCGGCCCTGCTGGGCGGCTGCCAGATCATTCCGGGCGCGCCTTCGTCCGCTCCGCCGCCTCCCGAAGCTGCACCGACGACGCCTGCACCGGAACCGAGCGCGACCGCCCTGCCCTCCGGCGATACCGAGCGTCACCGTGTCGCACTGCTGGTGCCGATGTCGGGTGGAAACGCGAATGTGGGCCAGTCGATTGCCAATGCGACGACCATGGCGATCCTCGACACCGATGCGAGCAATCTGCGGATCACCACTTACGATACGTCGACGGGCGCGCGCGAAGCTGCACGCCGCGCGGTCAATGACGGCAACAAGTTGATCCTGGGTCCGCTGATGGCGGAAAATGTCCCGCTGGTCCTGGCAGAGGCGCGGACTGCCGAAGTCCCCCTGATCTCTTTCTCGAACGATAACGAGGTAGCCGGCCCGGACGTGTTCGTGATGGGTAATCTGCCGACCCAGTCGATCCGCCGGTCGGTCGAATATGCCCGCAGCAGGGGTGCGCGAAACTTCTCCATCCTTGCACCCGAAGGCGAATATGGCCGCCGCGCGGAGGCGTCGCTGGCATCGGCCCTGCGCGATACCGGTGGGGGCCTGGTATCGACAGAGCGCTATTCCCGCGGGAATACCTCAATCATCAGCGCAGCGCAGCGTCTGCGGCAGGCTGGAGGGTACGATGCCGTCGTTCTCGCGGATAATGCGCGCTTCGCGGAAAGGGCTGCAGGAGTCCTCAAGCCGTCCGGTCAGGGCGCCACCCAGCTGATCGGCACCGAATTGTGGAGCGGCGAAAGCTCCGTGACCCGGTCGGCCCCGCTGCGGGACGCCATCTTCTCGTCCGTGTCCGATGCGCGGTTCAAGCGCTTTTCCGAAAGCTATCGCGACCGCTTCGGAAGCCAGCCCTTTCGCGTCGCAACGCTGGGCTACGATGCCGTGCTGCTGACCCTGAGGGTCGCACGCGACTGGCGGGTCGGTCGTACTTTCCCCGTGCGCGATCTTCGCGATGATGGCGGGTTCCTCGGTCTGGACGGGGCCTTCCGGTTCGAGCGCAGTGGCGAGGTCGAGCGCGCGATGGAAGTCCGGCAGGTCCGCGACGGATCGGTCGTCATCCTCGATCCCGCGCCCGAGCGTTTCGGCGGCTGA
- the parE gene encoding DNA topoisomerase IV subunit B yields MSDDLFEGTPTSSGDYDSSSIEVLEGLEPVRRRPGMYIGGTDDRALHHLVAEVLDNAMDEAVAGHASRIELTVEEGNRVTVADNGRGIPVDEHPKYPGKSTLEVILSTLHSGGKFSGKAYATSGGLHGVGVSVVNALSSLTRVEVARDKQLYAQEFSKGQTLGPIQKLGPVPNRRGTTVTFVPDTEIFGDRAFKPARLFKLARSKAYLFAGVEIRWKCAEALANEDVPTEAVFKFPGGLADHLAEQVSGRECVTAEPFTGSQDFPDDEAGIGQGRVEWAIAWPLWSDGSTSWYCNTVPTPDGGTHEQGLRAALTKGLRAFGELTGAKKAKDITADDVMTGGEVMLSVFIRDPQFQSQTKDRLTSPEAARLVENAVRDHFDHWLSGNMERGKALLGSVMERMDERLRSKQEREIKRKTATNAKKLRLPGKLTDCSGEGDGETELFIVEGDSAGGSAKQARNRKTQAILPIRGKILNVASATADKIRANSEIADLTLAMGCGTRKDCDPETLRYDRIIIMTDADVDGAHIATLLMTFFFQEMPDIVRGGHLYLAQPPLYRLTAGKESRYAQDEAHREELEATVFKGKKVDVGRFKGLGEMNPQQLRETTMDPDTRSLIRITLPAEHEQRHAVKELVDRLMGRNPEHRFNFIQNRAGELDRDMIDA; encoded by the coding sequence ATGTCAGACGATCTTTTCGAAGGTACGCCCACTTCAAGCGGCGATTACGATTCCTCCTCGATCGAGGTCCTCGAAGGGCTGGAGCCGGTACGTCGCCGGCCCGGCATGTATATCGGGGGCACCGACGATCGGGCCCTGCACCACCTGGTCGCAGAAGTGCTCGACAACGCGATGGACGAAGCCGTTGCCGGCCATGCCAGCCGGATCGAACTGACGGTCGAGGAAGGCAACAGGGTCACCGTGGCCGATAACGGGCGCGGCATACCGGTTGACGAGCATCCCAAATATCCGGGCAAGTCCACGCTCGAGGTCATCCTGTCGACGCTGCATTCGGGTGGCAAGTTCTCGGGCAAGGCCTACGCCACTAGCGGCGGCCTGCACGGCGTCGGTGTTAGTGTGGTCAACGCCCTGTCCAGCCTGACCCGGGTAGAGGTCGCGCGGGACAAGCAGCTTTACGCGCAGGAATTTTCGAAGGGGCAGACGCTGGGGCCCATCCAGAAGCTCGGCCCCGTACCCAATCGGCGCGGCACGACCGTCACATTCGTGCCGGATACCGAGATCTTTGGCGACAGGGCCTTCAAGCCCGCACGTCTGTTCAAGCTGGCCCGGTCGAAGGCGTACCTGTTTGCAGGCGTCGAAATCCGCTGGAAATGCGCGGAGGCGCTGGCCAACGAGGACGTGCCCACGGAAGCGGTCTTCAAGTTCCCCGGCGGCCTCGCCGATCATCTGGCGGAACAGGTTTCCGGACGCGAATGCGTTACCGCCGAACCTTTCACCGGCAGCCAGGATTTTCCCGATGACGAGGCTGGCATCGGACAGGGGCGCGTCGAATGGGCGATCGCGTGGCCGCTATGGTCGGACGGTTCGACCAGCTGGTACTGCAACACCGTGCCGACGCCCGATGGCGGCACGCACGAACAGGGTTTGCGCGCCGCGCTTACCAAGGGGCTTCGCGCATTCGGCGAGCTGACCGGAGCCAAGAAGGCAAAGGACATTACCGCCGACGACGTCATGACCGGCGGTGAAGTCATGCTCTCCGTCTTCATCCGCGACCCCCAGTTCCAGAGCCAGACGAAGGACCGCCTGACCTCTCCGGAAGCGGCAAGGCTCGTCGAGAACGCCGTGCGCGATCATTTCGACCACTGGCTTTCGGGCAATATGGAACGCGGCAAGGCGCTGCTCGGCAGCGTGATGGAGCGAATGGACGAGCGCCTGCGAAGCAAGCAGGAACGGGAAATCAAGCGCAAGACGGCGACCAATGCCAAGAAGCTGCGCCTCCCCGGAAAGCTGACCGATTGCAGCGGAGAAGGCGACGGCGAAACCGAACTGTTTATCGTCGAGGGTGATTCCGCGGGCGGAAGCGCCAAGCAGGCGCGTAACCGGAAGACCCAGGCCATCCTTCCGATCCGGGGCAAGATCCTGAATGTCGCCAGCGCCACGGCCGACAAGATCCGCGCCAACAGCGAGATTGCGGACCTGACGCTGGCCATGGGTTGCGGCACGCGAAAGGACTGCGACCCGGAAACGCTTCGCTACGACCGGATCATCATCATGACCGATGCCGATGTCGACGGGGCGCATATCGCGACGCTTCTGATGACGTTCTTCTTCCAGGAAATGCCGGATATCGTGCGCGGTGGACATCTCTATCTCGCCCAGCCCCCGCTCTATCGCCTGACCGCAGGCAAGGAGAGCCGCTATGCGCAGGATGAGGCGCATCGCGAAGAACTGGAGGCGACCGTTTTCAAGGGCAAGAAGGTCGATGTCGGACGCTTCAAGGGTCTGGGCGAAATGAACCCGCAGCAATTGCGTGAAACGACCATGGACCCCGATACGCGCAGCCTGATCCGCATAACCCTGCCGGCCGAACACGAGCAGCGTCATGCCGTGAAGGAACTGGTCGACCGATTGATGGGCCGCAATCCCGAACACCGGTTCAACTTCATCCAGAACCGGGCCGGCGAGCTCGACCGGGATATGATCGACGCCTGA
- the rsmI gene encoding 16S rRNA (cytidine(1402)-2'-O)-methyltransferase encodes MGVFVDRTSQTEPLPAGLYIVATPIGNLGDITMRAADILARCDGVACEDTRVTGKLMKHLGLSKPLWRYDDHAGEKDRARLVASMHDRAVALVSDAGTPLVSDPGYRLVNDCRQAGIAVTTLPGACAAVAGLTLSGLPNDRFLFAGFLPSKDKARKKVLEELGGIDATLVFYETGPRLLKSLAAISEVLGARDIAVGRELTKLHEECRRGLPDGLVAFYEAHPPKGEIVLMIGPADPHMVQHDVDALLRDAMGQMKASQAAASVARMTGSDRKALYARALELKNQ; translated from the coding sequence ATGGGCGTATTCGTGGACAGGACCAGCCAGACCGAACCCCTTCCCGCGGGGCTGTATATCGTCGCCACGCCGATTGGCAATCTTGGCGACATCACCATGCGCGCCGCCGATATACTGGCGCGGTGCGACGGCGTCGCGTGCGAGGATACGCGCGTCACCGGCAAGCTCATGAAGCATCTCGGCCTGTCGAAACCGCTCTGGCGATACGACGATCACGCAGGCGAGAAAGACCGTGCGCGGCTGGTCGCATCGATGCACGACCGTGCGGTCGCGTTGGTCAGCGATGCCGGAACGCCGCTTGTCAGCGATCCGGGCTACCGGCTGGTCAACGATTGCAGGCAAGCCGGGATTGCCGTGACCACCCTGCCGGGGGCGTGCGCTGCCGTGGCGGGACTGACGCTGTCGGGCCTGCCCAATGACAGGTTCCTGTTCGCCGGGTTCCTGCCTTCGAAGGACAAGGCTCGCAAAAAAGTACTGGAGGAACTGGGCGGGATCGACGCGACACTGGTTTTCTACGAAACCGGTCCGCGCTTGCTGAAGAGCCTGGCGGCCATTTCCGAGGTGCTGGGCGCGCGCGACATTGCCGTGGGCCGCGAACTCACGAAACTGCACGAGGAATGCAGACGTGGCCTGCCCGATGGCCTTGTTGCGTTTTATGAAGCGCACCCTCCGAAAGGCGAGATCGTCCTCATGATCGGGCCCGCAGATCCCCACATGGTCCAGCACGACGTGGACGCGCTATTGCGGGATGCCATGGGCCAGATGAAGGCGTCGCAGGCCGCGGCGAGTGTTGCCCGGATGACGGGTAGCGATCGCAAGGCGCTGTATGCCCGGGCGCTGGAGCTCAAGAACCAGTGA